Within the Pseudomonas chlororaphis subsp. aurantiaca genome, the region GAGCCCGGATCATGAAGCGCGAAGTTCTTGCAATCTGCCTGCTGGTGAGTGTTGTGGGTATTGCAACAGTGGTTTACCTGTTGGGGCTGACGGGCAAATCGTTTGTCCTGGCCGGGTTATTCCTGCTGTGCCCGGTCTTGGTCGGGGTGCAACTTTTTCGCGGCGTCCGCCAGTTTGACAAGGATATGGCCGAGGCTCATCGGCAACTGAAAAGGAAGAAGCTGCCTTGACATCCGATCCGGCTCAACACTCCAAATGGCCGACGAAGCACAGCAAAACCAGAGGTCTTGCGTCATAACCGTCCCTCCAGCTCCCTCAGGAGTGCTGTCATGAATCAACATAACGTGCCCCAGCATCGCGCAAGAGGTACCAACGGGTACTTTTTAGGCTTCCTTGTCATCATCGGTTATTTCCTGTTCACCGAGCACAAGGCCCATGTCGTTCCGTATCTGCCATTCCTGCTGCTCCTGGCCTGCCCCCTGATGCATGTCTTCATGCATCGTGGGCATGGGCATGGCAGACATGGACACGCTGAAAGGGCTGAACATGACAGTGGCTGTGGCCATCACCCCAGCGGCACTGGCAATGACCAGGAACATACGGGCCTACCCGACGGCAACAGGAAGTACCCCGACCGCCCTGCATGACGGATTCGTCGTACCTGCGCAATGCAACGAAGCTCATCGAGCTTCAGTTGGCGTTGTGCGGCCTGGCTGCATTAAAAGCGACGAATCTCCAACGTCGCCCGCAGCCCGCCAGCGTGGCGATTCTCCAGTCTGACCCGCCCGCCAAGGCGCGCTGCGATGGCCTGCACGATAGTCAGCCCCAACCCTGCTCCCTGAGCGTTTCCGCGGCTATAGAAACGTTCGAAGAGCCGCTCGCGTTCAGCCTCATCGATTCCCGGCCCCTGGTCTTCGACGGACAGTTCGTAGTGATCCTGTTGCTTGGCCAGTCGCACCCTGATCAGTCCGTGGGGTGGCGAAAAGTTTGCCGCATTGGTCACCAGGTTGTTCAAGGCGATATCGATGGCGGCCGCGTTACCCCTGACCCGGCCGATGTCTTCGGCGACATCGAATGCCAGCTCGAGCCCCTGGTTCAACAACCAGGGCGTCAGCTGGGCCAGGCTGTCGCGAACCGTCGCCGCCAGATCGATGCTGGGTGCCGCCTGAGTGTCCGTTTGCGGCTCGATACGAGCCATCGTCAGCAACTGATTGACCAGCCGAGTGGTGCGGTCCACGCCGGCAATCAAATGCTCGAGCGATTCACGGCGATCCTCCTCGCTCCCCTCCTCCATCAGGTTCTGCGCATGCACCCTGAGCACCGCCAAAGGAGTGCGCATTTCATGGGCGGCGTCAGCGATAAAGCGCCGTTCACGGCCCATGACTTCCTGGATCTGTGCCAGCACCCGGTTGAGGGCCGCCTGCATGGGCTCAAGCTCGGTGGGCAGTGGCATCAACTGCAACGGTTCGAGAGAGCCGGGATGCCTCGCGCGCAGCGTCGCCGCCATATCCTCCAGCGGTTTCAAGCCCCAGCCGATTGCCAGCCAGATCACCGCGGCGAGCATCAGGGCGCCAAGCAGATTAGGGACAACGGTGTGACGAACAATCCGATCCACCAGGTCGGCACGCACATCGTCCCGCTCACCGACCCATATCTTCAGGCCGTATTGCGTGTCATCCAGGGTGAATGCCCGCCATTTACGGCTACTTGGATCGGTCACGTCACTGAAGCCGGGCGCGGCCGACGCCGCGGCAAAGGCCGGCGCGCTCAAGGTGTGGACCAACAGCTCGCCCTGGGCGTTCCAGACCTGGAACGCGATCTTGCTTTCATAGGGGTGGCCATCGACTTTGGGGGCTGCCTGGCCCAGCGCCTGGTTGAACGCCTGATACAGCTCGGCGTGCTCCTTGCTGGCCATCGGCATGCGCATGATCCCTTGTAGCAGGCGAGCGTTCTGAGCCAGCTGGGCGTCGTAGACCTCGTCTATTTCATGATTGCTGTCGTGCAGATTGAGCACGGTCATGATCAGCAGGCCAAGGAACAACAGCCCGAGGATCAACCTCAGGGTACGACGCCTGATGGAGGTCATGGGCGCCCTTCCACCAGGTAACCGACGCCCCGGACGGTCCGGATCAGATGGCTGGAAAACTTCTTGCGCAGGTGGTGGATATGCACTTCCAGGGTGTTGCTTTCCGCCTCCTCGCTCCAGCCGTAGAGCAACTGCATCAGGTGGTCGCGGGTGATCACGCGGCCAGGCGGCGACAACAATTCGTGGAGCAGTTGGTATTCCTTGGGGGTCAGGGCCACCGGCTCGCCCAGATAGCTGACTTGCTGGGTGCCGGGGTTCAGGCTGATGCCTGCATGCTCGATCAGCATCTGGGCACGGCCGGCGCTGCGCCGCAGCAAGGCGCGCAGGCGTGCCTTGAGCTCGGCCAGGTCGAAGGGCTTGATCAGGTAGTCGTCGGCCCCGGCGTCGAGCCCGGCGATGCGGTCTTCCGTGGCATCCCGGGCGGTGAGGATCAGCACCGGGAGGTTGCAGCCACTGTCACGCAGGCGCCGCAGCACATCCAGGCCGTCCATGCGCGGCAGGCCGAGGTCGAGCACGGCCAGGTCAAAGGTTTCGCTGAGCAGCGAATGCAAGGCGCTGCTCCCATCCTGCAGCCAGTCGACGGTGTAGCCCTCGCGCTCCAGGGCATGCTGGATCCCCTCGCCGAGGGCCACGTCATCCTCAATCAGTAGTAAGCGCACACGGACTCCTGTCAGTTGAGTTTCTTGTTCACGTCCACCAGCAGTGCCTCGATTTCCTTGCGGCGCCCGGCGTCGGCGGTTTCCCGGCCGGGCCTCGGGGCTGCCCGCAGGGCCTTTTGCAGCGCGTCCCGGGCTTCGCCGTAGCGTTTTTGACGGTAGAGATGATCGCCCCAGAAATACAGACTGTCGATGCCATTCGGGTTCACCTGCAAGGCCTGCTTGAGTAACTGTTCGGCTTTTTCCGCGTCGCCGAAGCCGATGGGCCAGCCCGGCACCCGGTCGTACAGTGCTGCCAGGCTCGTGTAGGCCGAGCCTTGCAGGGCCTGGGGGTCCAGGGCCATGGCTTTTTCCAGGTAGCCCTTCGCCGCCTTGGCCTTGCTCAGCGCGCCGAGACCACCCTGGGCGCCGGCCCAGCTGCTGGTGACGATGCCGGACCAGATCCAGGCTTCGGCCAGCGATTGACGCTCCTGGGTGAACGCGGAGGCCTGGCTGGCCAGTTGTTCGAACGCGGCGCTGCGCTGCTCTTCCGGGAGTTCGTATTGGATGTGTGCCCAGCGTTGCTGGATACCGTTCAGGTGTTGCTGGTCGGCGGGCTCCAGCGCCCAGACGCTCTGGCCCAAGGCCCCCAGCAGCAGACCAATGATGAGTTTTTTCATGGTTTGAGATGCTCGTTATCAGGTTTCTGGCTCAGGCGACGGATCAACGGCAACTGCTTGCGCAGGCCGCGGTCCACCAGATTGGGCAGCAGGCTGTTGAGGCGCATGAAAAAGCGCTCCGGCCAGCCCAGGTAAAGGTCACGGCGGTCACCGGCGATGGCGTGGATCACCGCCGAGGCGACGGTCTGCGGATCGTCGACATTGGACTTGAGGGCGTCATTCAAGGCCTGGGCCGCCGGACTGTTCATGCTGGTATGGGTGGCCCGTGGCGCGACATACAGGACGCCGACCCGGGTGTCTGCCAGTTCCCGGCGCAGGGCTTCGGAAAACCCGCGCAAGGCAAACTTGGTGGCGCAATAGACGGCGTAACCGGGGTAGCCGATGGAGCCGTAGGTCGAGCCGACGTTCACCACCATCGCGCTCTCGGCTTGCTTGAGCAGTGGCAGCAAGGTCTTGGTCAGGCAGACCGGCGCGCCGATGTTCACCGCCAGCATCGCATTGATGTCGCTGTCATCGAGCTGTTCAAGCATGGCGAAGTGATTGACCCCGGCGGCATTGATCAGCAGGTTGATGTCGCCCATGGCCTGCGCGGCGGTCAGCACTTTGCGCCGGTCGGCGAGAAAGGTCAGGTCCGCCGCCACCCAGCACAACTGGCTGGGATAACGGGCGAGCAAAGGCTCCAGGGGGTCGCGCCGGCGCGCCACCGCCAGGACCTTGGCGCCACTGGCGCACAGGGCGCCGGCGATCGCCAGACCAATGCCGCCGCTGGCCCCGGTCAGCACTACGCGAGCGTCAGACAGGCGCATGCAGCGCCTCCCCGCCGCGGGGCAAGCCGCGGAACATGTCAGTGTAAAGCCTGTAGACCACCTTGGACGCATGAATGACCGCAGCCTGGTCGGCCGGATCGTCGAGGGTGTCCATCAGCCGGCGGTAGGTCTGCATGTGCTCGACATCCAGCGAGCCATGGGAGCTGAGGTAGCTGAAGGCTGTTTCCGGCAAGCCCAGGCGCTGGCGAATGCTGCCAGCGGCATGGGTGGCCAGGGCAATGCTGGTGCCCTCGAGCACATTGACCATGCCGAACAGCCCCACCGGATTGTCCCGGGCGATCAGGTCGTAGAGAAAGCTGACCATCAACTCGATTGGCAAGGAGGGACGACCGTTGCGCACCTCGTCCCTGTCGCCGCCGCAGGCCTCGATGTCATCGAGCACCCATTGTTCATGGCCGTATTCATCCTCGATGTACTCGCACACTGCTTTGCGCAGCCACTCCAGGCGCAGCGGCAGGCGTGCACCGC harbors:
- a CDS encoding tetratricopeptide repeat protein, whose protein sequence is MKKLIIGLLLGALGQSVWALEPADQQHLNGIQQRWAHIQYELPEEQRSAAFEQLASQASAFTQERQSLAEAWIWSGIVTSSWAGAQGGLGALSKAKAAKGYLEKAMALDPQALQGSAYTSLAALYDRVPGWPIGFGDAEKAEQLLKQALQVNPNGIDSLYFWGDHLYRQKRYGEARDALQKALRAAPRPGRETADAGRRKEIEALLVDVNKKLN
- a CDS encoding SDR family oxidoreductase, which produces MRLSDARVVLTGASGGIGLAIAGALCASGAKVLAVARRRDPLEPLLARYPSQLCWVAADLTFLADRRKVLTAAQAMGDINLLINAAGVNHFAMLEQLDDSDINAMLAVNIGAPVCLTKTLLPLLKQAESAMVVNVGSTYGSIGYPGYAVYCATKFALRGFSEALRRELADTRVGVLYVAPRATHTSMNSPAAQALNDALKSNVDDPQTVASAVIHAIAGDRRDLYLGWPERFFMRLNSLLPNLVDRGLRKQLPLIRRLSQKPDNEHLKP
- a CDS encoding DUF2933 domain-containing protein, with product MNQHNVPQHRARGTNGYFLGFLVIIGYFLFTEHKAHVVPYLPFLLLLACPLMHVFMHRGHGHGRHGHAERAEHDSGCGHHPSGTGNDQEHTGLPDGNRKYPDRPA
- a CDS encoding TenA family transcriptional regulator codes for the protein MSFFDRLQEATHQERNELFNLPIILDALQGQVSLESYRAFLAQAYYHVRHTVPLMMACGARLPLRLEWLRKAVCEYIEDEYGHEQWVLDDIEACGGDRDEVRNGRPSLPIELMVSFLYDLIARDNPVGLFGMVNVLEGTSIALATHAAGSIRQRLGLPETAFSYLSSHGSLDVEHMQTYRRLMDTLDDPADQAAVIHASKVVYRLYTDMFRGLPRGGEALHAPV
- a CDS encoding sensor histidine kinase; amino-acid sequence: MTSIRRRTLRLILGLLFLGLLIMTVLNLHDSNHEIDEVYDAQLAQNARLLQGIMRMPMASKEHAELYQAFNQALGQAAPKVDGHPYESKIAFQVWNAQGELLVHTLSAPAFAAASAAPGFSDVTDPSSRKWRAFTLDDTQYGLKIWVGERDDVRADLVDRIVRHTVVPNLLGALMLAAVIWLAIGWGLKPLEDMAATLRARHPGSLEPLQLMPLPTELEPMQAALNRVLAQIQEVMGRERRFIADAAHEMRTPLAVLRVHAQNLMEEGSEEDRRESLEHLIAGVDRTTRLVNQLLTMARIEPQTDTQAAPSIDLAATVRDSLAQLTPWLLNQGLELAFDVAEDIGRVRGNAAAIDIALNNLVTNAANFSPPHGLIRVRLAKQQDHYELSVEDQGPGIDEAERERLFERFYSRGNAQGAGLGLTIVQAIAARLGGRVRLENRHAGGLRATLEIRRF
- a CDS encoding response regulator, encoding MRLLLIEDDVALGEGIQHALEREGYTVDWLQDGSSALHSLLSETFDLAVLDLGLPRMDGLDVLRRLRDSGCNLPVLILTARDATEDRIAGLDAGADDYLIKPFDLAELKARLRALLRRSAGRAQMLIEHAGISLNPGTQQVSYLGEPVALTPKEYQLLHELLSPPGRVITRDHLMQLLYGWSEEAESNTLEVHIHHLRKKFSSHLIRTVRGVGYLVEGRP